In one Thermococcus sp. 2319x1 genomic region, the following are encoded:
- the psmB gene encoding archaeal proteasome endopeptidase complex subunit beta, translating into MLALDKIKGTTTVGIVCNDGVVLAADMRASLGNMILSKGVSKIFQIDDHLALAGAGSVGDILSLVRLLRAEAKLYRARVGREMSTKALATLTSNILNGRRYFPYFGWFLVGGYDEKPGLYSIDMAGGITEDKYVSAGSGMEFAYSVLDNEYDEKMNVKKGVKLAIKAINTAIKRDVFTGDGIMVVVITKEGYSELSKEEVEKIIKKL; encoded by the coding sequence GTGTTGGCTTTGGACAAAATTAAAGGGACAACAACAGTAGGCATTGTTTGTAATGATGGGGTGGTATTAGCTGCGGACATGAGGGCTTCACTGGGCAACATGATCCTATCCAAGGGAGTTAGCAAGATATTCCAAATAGACGACCATTTAGCTCTAGCAGGAGCTGGAAGTGTAGGAGACATACTGAGCCTTGTAAGGCTTTTGAGGGCAGAAGCAAAGCTTTACAGAGCGAGAGTTGGCAGAGAGATGAGCACAAAGGCATTGGCAACGCTGACTTCTAACATCTTAAATGGAAGACGGTACTTCCCCTACTTCGGCTGGTTTTTAGTAGGAGGTTACGACGAGAAGCCGGGTCTTTATTCGATTGATATGGCTGGAGGAATTACTGAAGATAAATATGTTTCTGCAGGTTCTGGTATGGAGTTTGCTTACTCTGTTTTGGATAACGAATACGATGAAAAGATGAATGTTAAAAAAGGCGTTAAATTGGCCATAAAGGCTATAAACACCGCAATAAAAAGGGACGTCTTTACTGGAGATGGTATAATGGTTGTTGTTATTACAAAAGAAGGTTATAGCGAGCTTTCTAAAGAAGAAGTCGAGAAGATCATTAAGAAGCTTTGA
- the serK gene encoding L-serine kinase SerK produces MGVEKVPKYDIPVKKVEYVFIELEKMKPHEQLVQKELEAFIESVTGSGIFWKPMLLAKVPGEDMYLIVDGHHRWAGLEKLGAKRAPSVILDYFSDDVKVYTWYPAFKGDLNKVLERLKAEGLEIVEDEEAEEKAEKGEIAFALIGEKSFAIPGGLDEQKKVSKVLDEMSVEGEIELIYYGLKEDAREDMDKGEIDYVFIRKAPSKEEVMELVKRGEVYSPKTTRHVLPFIPDKIDVKLEDLF; encoded by the coding sequence ATGGGTGTCGAAAAAGTTCCCAAATACGATATACCAGTAAAGAAAGTTGAATATGTTTTTATTGAGCTGGAAAAGATGAAACCCCACGAGCAGCTCGTCCAAAAAGAGCTCGAAGCATTTATTGAAAGCGTAACAGGTTCGGGTATTTTCTGGAAACCAATGCTTTTGGCAAAAGTTCCCGGTGAAGATATGTACCTTATCGTTGATGGTCACCACAGGTGGGCAGGTTTAGAAAAGCTCGGGGCAAAGAGGGCTCCTTCTGTAATTCTCGACTATTTCAGCGACGATGTTAAAGTTTACACTTGGTATCCAGCGTTTAAGGGAGACCTCAACAAGGTTCTGGAAAGATTAAAAGCAGAGGGTTTGGAAATAGTTGAAGACGAAGAGGCTGAAGAAAAGGCAGAAAAGGGAGAAATAGCCTTTGCCCTCATTGGAGAAAAGAGCTTTGCCATTCCAGGTGGTCTTGATGAACAGAAGAAGGTCAGCAAAGTGCTTGATGAGATGAGTGTTGAGGGAGAGATAGAGCTCATTTACTATGGTCTCAAAGAAGACGCGAGGGAAGACATGGACAAGGGCGAAATTGACTATGTCTTCATCAGAAAAGCCCCAAGCAAGGAAGAGGTCATGGAGCTTGTGAAGAGAGGAGAGGTATACTCTCCAAAGACAACAAGACACGTTCTGCCATTTATACCGGATAA
- a CDS encoding beta-CASP ribonuclease aCPSF1: protein MIKRETNVDEVLKEIREIINQMVPKEAKITEVEFEGPELVIYVKNPEVVMQDGDLIKNLAKVLKKRISVRPDPDVLLPPEKAEELIKQIVPPEAEITNISFDPSVGEVIIEAKKPGLVIGKNGETLREITQKVYWAPKVVRTPPLQSQTIYSIRGILQSESKDRRKFLRQVGRNIYRKPELKSDWIRITGLGGFREVGRSALLLQTNESFVLVDFGVNVAALNDPKKGFPHFDAPEFTYVLKEGLLDAIIVTHAHLDHSGLLPYLFRYNLFDGPIYATPPTRDLMVLLQKDFIEIQQSNGIDPLYRMRDIKEVVKHTITLDYGEVRDISPDLRLTLHNAGHILGSSIVHLHVGNGLHNIAVTGDFKFIPTKLFEPANAKFPRLETLIMESTYGGSKDYQMPREEAEKRLIEVILQTIKRKGKVLIPAMAVGRAQEIMIALEDYVRVGGLDVPIYLDGMIWEATAIHTAYPEYLSKGLRNQIFHEGYNPFLNEIFKPVANANERKDIIESEEPAIIVASSGMLVGGPSVEYFKHLAPDPRNSLIFVSYQAEGTLGRQVQRGLREIPTVGEGGKTEVIQVNMEIHTIDGFSGHADRRELMSYVARVKPRPERVITVHGEPQKCLDLASSIHKKFGISTRAPNNLDAIRLK from the coding sequence GTGATAAAAAGAGAAACAAACGTTGATGAAGTTCTAAAGGAAATCAGGGAGATTATTAACCAGATGGTGCCTAAGGAGGCAAAGATAACAGAAGTTGAATTTGAGGGACCGGAGCTGGTTATCTACGTAAAAAACCCTGAAGTCGTAATGCAGGATGGAGATCTTATAAAAAACCTTGCAAAGGTTCTCAAAAAGAGGATTAGTGTGAGGCCGGATCCGGATGTTCTTCTTCCTCCTGAAAAGGCCGAGGAGTTAATTAAGCAGATAGTTCCGCCAGAGGCGGAAATAACGAATATAAGTTTCGATCCTTCTGTTGGTGAGGTAATAATTGAGGCTAAAAAGCCCGGACTTGTGATTGGAAAGAACGGGGAGACGCTTAGAGAGATAACCCAAAAAGTTTACTGGGCGCCAAAAGTCGTTAGAACACCTCCTTTGCAGTCCCAGACCATATACTCTATTAGGGGGATTTTGCAGTCTGAGAGTAAAGATAGGAGAAAATTCCTGAGACAGGTTGGGAGAAACATCTACAGAAAGCCAGAACTTAAGAGTGACTGGATAAGGATAACGGGACTTGGAGGATTCAGGGAAGTTGGAAGAAGTGCCCTCTTGCTCCAAACAAATGAGAGTTTTGTGCTGGTTGACTTTGGTGTAAACGTTGCGGCGTTGAATGACCCCAAGAAGGGATTTCCGCACTTTGATGCTCCAGAATTTACTTACGTTCTTAAAGAAGGCCTCTTGGATGCAATAATAGTTACCCACGCACACCTTGACCACTCTGGACTGTTGCCTTACCTCTTCAGGTACAACTTATTTGATGGCCCTATTTATGCAACTCCGCCTACAAGAGATTTAATGGTTCTTCTTCAAAAGGACTTCATTGAAATACAGCAGAGCAACGGTATTGATCCCCTTTACAGAATGAGAGACATAAAAGAGGTCGTTAAGCACACAATAACCCTTGATTATGGAGAAGTCAGGGACATCTCGCCAGATTTGAGACTTACCCTGCACAATGCGGGCCACATTCTGGGCTCTTCAATAGTCCACCTTCACGTTGGAAACGGTCTCCACAACATAGCCGTGACTGGGGACTTCAAGTTCATTCCCACAAAGCTCTTTGAGCCAGCAAATGCAAAATTCCCAAGACTTGAGACTCTAATAATGGAATCAACTTATGGAGGAAGCAAAGATTACCAGATGCCGAGAGAAGAAGCTGAGAAGCGGCTTATTGAGGTCATCCTTCAGACGATCAAGCGCAAAGGAAAGGTTCTTATCCCTGCAATGGCCGTTGGAAGGGCTCAGGAGATAATGATAGCCCTTGAAGATTACGTGAGGGTAGGAGGCTTGGACGTTCCAATATACTTGGATGGCATGATATGGGAGGCGACGGCAATCCATACAGCATATCCTGAATATTTAAGCAAGGGCCTCAGGAATCAGATATTCCACGAAGGCTATAATCCGTTCTTAAATGAGATATTCAAACCAGTGGCAAATGCAAACGAAAGGAAGGACATAATAGAGAGTGAAGAACCCGCAATAATCGTGGCCTCCTCCGGTATGCTGGTTGGTGGGCCTAGTGTGGAGTACTTTAAGCATCTTGCTCCAGATCCTAGAAACTCGCTGATATTCGTAAGCTACCAGGCAGAAGGGACTTTGGGAAGACAGGTTCAAAGAGGTCTAAGGGAGATACCAACAGTCGGTGAAGGTGGAAAGACGGAAGTTATCCAAGTAAACATGGAAATTCACACGATAGACGGATTTTCAGGTCACGCCGATAGAAGGGAGTTAATGAGCTATGTGGCAAGGGTAAAGCCGAGACCAGAAAGGGTAATAACAGTTCACGGAGAGCCTCAGAAGTGCCTTGATCTTGCCTCAAGTATCCACAAGAAGTTTGGTATTTCTACAAGGGCTCCCAACAATCTTGACGCCATCAGGCTCAAGTGA